One Brevibacterium spongiae DNA segment encodes these proteins:
- a CDS encoding winged helix-turn-helix domain-containing protein, with protein sequence MHEEITHPNGVREISTSALKGLAHPLRTAIYDALSTLGPQTATSLAKRLGESSGSTSYHLRQLARHRLIREVEGQHSGREKWWERIPGAMKVPGPESDLDPSTRTASHYVNRELVRNMHRNFADFVDAAYDDRRLPTDWVEASASDTSNLRLTKEQLAEVAAEYERTVMALINTYRGRNDPGSRPVQIQFYAFPLIDGEETPS encoded by the coding sequence ATGCATGAGGAGATCACACATCCGAACGGTGTTCGCGAAATCAGCACATCGGCCCTCAAGGGCCTGGCCCATCCCCTGCGGACGGCGATCTACGATGCGCTGTCGACGCTGGGGCCGCAGACGGCGACGAGCCTGGCCAAGCGCCTCGGCGAATCGTCGGGATCGACGAGCTATCACCTGCGCCAACTCGCTCGCCACCGGCTCATCCGCGAAGTCGAGGGCCAGCACAGCGGACGGGAGAAGTGGTGGGAGCGGATCCCTGGAGCCATGAAGGTACCGGGGCCCGAAAGCGATCTGGACCCCTCGACACGGACCGCCTCCCACTACGTCAACCGTGAGCTCGTGCGCAATATGCACCGCAACTTCGCGGACTTCGTCGATGCGGCCTACGACGATCGGCGGCTGCCCACCGACTGGGTCGAAGCCTCCGCCAGCGATACGAGCAACCTGCGCCTGACGAAGGAGCAGCTGGCGGAGGTCGCCGCCGAATACGAGAGAACGGTCATGGCACTCATCAACACCTATCGCGGCCGCAACGATCCGGGGTCGCGCCCGGTGCAGATCCAGTTCTATGCCTTCCCCCTGATCGATGGAGAGGAAACACCATCATGA
- a CDS encoding amidohydrolase, producing the protein MYRSVPVPAAADLVITNARIVPVADANGHRAEAIETGTLTVTDGRIAEVVDGTVDTSSLPTDTEVIDAGGRWVLPGFIEAHGHLGVHEDGEGWSGDDTNEMTDPNGAGLRALDGIDPTDIGFKDALRGGVTSALIKPGSGNPIGGRTAFVKTWGRIVDEMLVTEDLSVKSALGENPKRVYGEKKTTPSTRMGTAKIIRDAFVDARNYQAKRAHAEAEGTPFDRDLVKETLADVLDGRLAWDQHCHRADDIATAIRLSEEFGYRLVINHGTEGHKIADYIAAKGIDVILGPLMTTRSKVELRDRTLATAAALAEAGVRIALTTDHPVIPINFLIHEASLAVKEGLDPIVAIEALTINPAAIFGLDDRLGSLAVGRDADIVIWSGDPLDLDSRAETVFVSGRRVFDYDAETGTANVADPYGPTLICEP; encoded by the coding sequence ATGTACCGTTCGGTTCCGGTCCCCGCCGCCGCAGATCTCGTGATCACCAACGCACGGATCGTGCCCGTCGCTGATGCGAACGGGCACCGCGCCGAGGCGATCGAAACGGGTACGCTCACCGTCACCGACGGCCGCATCGCAGAGGTGGTCGACGGGACCGTCGACACCTCATCACTCCCCACGGACACCGAGGTCATCGACGCCGGCGGACGCTGGGTGCTGCCCGGCTTCATCGAAGCCCACGGCCACCTCGGCGTGCATGAGGACGGCGAGGGCTGGTCCGGTGATGACACGAATGAGATGACCGACCCCAACGGGGCCGGGCTGCGCGCCCTCGACGGCATCGACCCGACCGACATCGGCTTCAAGGATGCGCTGCGCGGGGGAGTCACCTCGGCGCTCATCAAACCCGGATCCGGCAACCCCATCGGCGGGCGCACCGCCTTCGTGAAGACGTGGGGACGGATCGTCGACGAGATGCTCGTGACCGAGGACCTGTCCGTGAAGTCCGCGCTCGGCGAGAACCCGAAACGCGTCTACGGGGAGAAGAAGACGACCCCCTCGACGAGGATGGGCACCGCGAAGATCATCCGCGACGCTTTCGTCGACGCCCGCAACTACCAGGCCAAACGTGCCCACGCCGAGGCTGAGGGCACTCCGTTCGACCGGGACCTCGTCAAGGAGACCCTGGCCGATGTGCTCGACGGCAGACTCGCCTGGGACCAGCACTGCCACCGCGCCGATGACATCGCCACGGCCATCCGACTGTCCGAGGAATTCGGGTACCGCCTCGTCATCAACCACGGCACCGAAGGCCACAAGATCGCCGATTACATCGCGGCCAAGGGCATCGACGTCATCCTCGGCCCCCTGATGACCACTCGGTCGAAGGTCGAACTGCGCGACCGCACCCTGGCCACCGCGGCGGCCCTCGCCGAGGCGGGGGTGCGCATCGCTCTGACCACCGACCACCCGGTGATCCCCATCAATTTCCTCATCCACGAGGCGTCCCTGGCCGTCAAGGAAGGTCTCGACCCGATCGTCGCGATCGAAGCCCTGACGATCAACCCCGCAGCGATCTTCGGACTCGATGACCGTCTCGGGTCCCTGGCCGTCGGCCGTGACGCCGACATCGTCATCTGGTCGGGCGACCCGCTCGATCTCGACTCCCGCGCCGAGACCGTGTTCGTCTCCGGACGCCGCGTCTTCGACTACGACGCCGAGACGGGAACCGCGAACGTCGCCGATCCATACGGCCCGACACTCATCTGCGAGCCGTGA
- a CDS encoding low temperature requirement protein A, whose product MATSKSPTGDTARNGTAADNARTAPTRFRLSPMRPRDPNEPGRAASTLELFFDLVFVIAVSIAASHLHDTVTAGRLGEGVISYLLVFFAIWWAWMNFTWFATSFDTDDWLYRLLTIVQMGGVLVLAAGIGPVFESEDFRLLIAGYVLMRIIMISQWLRAARGAGTARWTTIVYAAGIGIAQILWVAWLAIDDPTMRAVGLGLLILAEISIPVIAETRGTTPWHPDHITERYGCFTIIVLGESLLASANAVFDALGEVADIVPLISLGLLCLIVTAAMWWIYFWPPHHRAIGSLGGSLKYGYGHYFIFAAAGAFSAGVGVEADSQLGNSALDPVLATFTVSVPIVVFVLGVWVLAIRANANAVVNTVVPVCALLILADPIIPIPTFLTTFFMIIIVITLVVFPPTTEDS is encoded by the coding sequence ATGGCCACGTCGAAGTCACCGACCGGCGATACCGCACGAAACGGCACTGCCGCCGACAACGCCCGGACTGCGCCGACGCGCTTCCGACTCAGCCCCATGCGCCCGCGTGATCCGAACGAACCCGGACGGGCTGCGAGCACACTCGAACTCTTCTTCGATCTCGTCTTCGTCATCGCCGTCTCGATCGCCGCATCACACCTCCATGACACGGTCACGGCGGGCCGCCTCGGCGAGGGCGTGATCAGCTATCTGCTCGTGTTCTTCGCGATCTGGTGGGCGTGGATGAACTTCACGTGGTTCGCCACCTCGTTCGACACCGATGACTGGCTCTACCGGCTGCTGACGATCGTGCAGATGGGCGGGGTGCTCGTCCTCGCCGCGGGCATCGGTCCGGTCTTCGAGAGTGAGGACTTCCGGCTGCTCATCGCCGGCTACGTTCTCATGCGGATCATCATGATCTCCCAATGGCTGCGCGCCGCCCGCGGGGCCGGGACGGCACGGTGGACGACGATCGTCTACGCGGCCGGGATCGGCATCGCCCAGATTCTGTGGGTGGCGTGGCTGGCCATCGATGATCCGACGATGCGGGCGGTCGGGCTGGGTCTGCTCATCCTCGCCGAGATCTCGATCCCGGTCATCGCCGAAACCCGCGGCACCACTCCATGGCACCCGGATCACATCACCGAACGCTATGGCTGCTTCACCATCATCGTCCTCGGTGAGAGCCTGCTGGCCTCGGCGAATGCGGTCTTCGACGCCCTCGGCGAGGTGGCGGACATCGTCCCGCTCATCTCGCTCGGACTGCTGTGCCTGATCGTCACCGCGGCCATGTGGTGGATCTACTTCTGGCCGCCGCACCATCGTGCCATCGGCAGCCTGGGAGGTTCGCTGAAGTACGGCTACGGCCACTACTTCATCTTCGCGGCGGCCGGTGCGTTCTCTGCCGGGGTCGGCGTCGAGGCTGATTCCCAGCTCGGCAACAGCGCCCTCGACCCTGTGCTGGCGACGTTCACGGTGTCGGTGCCCATCGTCGTGTTCGTCCTCGGCGTGTGGGTGCTCGCGATCCGCGCCAATGCGAATGCCGTGGTCAACACGGTCGTGCCCGTGTGCGCGCTGCTCATCCTCGCCGACCCGATCATCCCGATCCCGACATTCCTCACGACGTTCTTCATGATCATCATCGTCATCACCCTCGTCGTCTTCCCGCCGACGACCGAGGACTCGTAG
- a CDS encoding threonine/serine ThrE exporter family protein: MSDELEDATTAEVRVDPPTAPGPVRGSSPAPVNGGNPEAGSQALRELLERTRLQRLAELRDSSPDPKPEDIEKAAAAKAAKPERSVGRSKPRTDHRGASQRIAQSVARRTVGKLVSGTTPNTQPVPIVTALKGTPYQAPVQATEPSEDEARMILDLAADIAAMMMRAGAGTSDVEVSVIAACTACGLATVEVDLTSNTLVVHYSTSDGRLLTVMRVNRGESTHFAKLASVHKLVTDLVDGRLEFHEARSRLDAIRAQRRPFPQWFVTGAWGFMVGALVLLLGGGPIAVPLGIAMAILIFQVGKFLGRTHLPSFFITALQAASATLIATIAGDIGIINSPQYLVAAGIVLLLPTQSLYSAVQDALTNFPLTAAGRVVGVFMTLAGIVSGIALGVVCGQAIGLSHIEVLVPKTSPHVVTAILSMVAAAVVSMSGAVAMSARRRFILPAAIVGLASHITMMSLTLLHIDNVLASLLAATVTGFLSRPLALRLGAPAIVLMIPGIYTLLQGLSIFTAVYQIASESENVTFAVGLSSLFTAILANAALAVGAVLGSYLALPLKNLKSQSSAEEKVESVRSGETSTAVIDSVQPGPAKTQSSGTGTSGVSGAGKGSPESGGIQP, encoded by the coding sequence GTGAGCGACGAACTCGAAGACGCCACCACCGCCGAGGTGCGGGTCGATCCACCGACCGCCCCCGGGCCCGTTCGGGGGTCGTCCCCTGCCCCGGTCAACGGCGGCAATCCTGAGGCCGGATCCCAGGCTCTGAGGGAGCTGCTCGAACGCACCCGACTGCAGCGTCTGGCCGAACTGCGGGATTCCTCGCCGGACCCCAAGCCTGAGGACATCGAGAAGGCCGCTGCCGCGAAGGCGGCGAAGCCCGAACGCAGCGTCGGCCGGTCGAAACCGCGGACGGACCACCGCGGCGCTTCTCAGCGGATCGCGCAGAGCGTGGCCCGGCGCACCGTCGGCAAACTCGTCTCAGGTACGACTCCGAACACGCAGCCGGTGCCGATCGTCACCGCGCTCAAGGGCACCCCGTATCAGGCGCCGGTGCAGGCGACCGAGCCGAGCGAGGACGAAGCTCGGATGATCCTCGACCTCGCCGCCGATATCGCGGCGATGATGATGCGCGCCGGCGCGGGCACCAGCGATGTCGAGGTCTCGGTCATCGCCGCATGCACGGCATGCGGCCTGGCCACCGTCGAAGTCGATCTCACCTCGAACACGCTCGTCGTGCACTACTCGACCTCCGACGGTCGTCTGCTCACGGTGATGCGGGTCAATCGCGGTGAGTCCACGCATTTCGCGAAGCTCGCCTCGGTGCACAAGCTCGTCACCGACCTCGTCGACGGACGCCTGGAATTCCACGAGGCGCGCAGCCGTCTCGACGCCATCCGCGCGCAGCGACGGCCGTTCCCGCAGTGGTTCGTCACCGGAGCATGGGGGTTCATGGTCGGCGCCCTGGTTCTGCTGCTCGGGGGAGGCCCGATCGCGGTGCCGCTGGGTATCGCCATGGCCATCCTCATCTTCCAGGTCGGCAAGTTCCTCGGTCGCACCCACCTGCCGTCGTTCTTCATCACGGCGCTGCAGGCCGCCTCGGCGACGCTCATCGCCACGATCGCCGGCGACATCGGCATCATCAACTCCCCGCAGTACCTCGTGGCCGCCGGCATCGTCCTCCTGCTGCCCACCCAGTCACTGTATTCGGCCGTCCAGGATGCGCTGACGAACTTCCCGCTGACCGCGGCCGGCCGCGTCGTCGGGGTGTTCATGACTCTGGCGGGCATCGTCTCCGGCATCGCCCTGGGCGTCGTGTGCGGGCAGGCGATCGGACTCAGCCATATCGAAGTGCTCGTGCCGAAGACGAGTCCGCATGTGGTCACGGCGATCCTGTCGATGGTCGCCGCCGCCGTGGTGTCGATGTCCGGCGCCGTGGCGATGTCGGCCCGGCGGCGGTTCATCCTGCCGGCGGCGATCGTCGGTCTGGCTTCGCACATCACGATGATGTCGCTGACCCTTCTGCACATCGACAATGTCCTCGCCAGCCTCTTGGCCGCCACCGTCACCGGGTTCCTCTCGAGACCATTGGCGCTGCGGCTGGGAGCGCCGGCGATCGTGCTCATGATTCCCGGCATCTACACCCTGCTGCAGGGATTGTCGATCTTCACCGCCGTCTATCAGATCGCCTCGGAATCGGAGAACGTGACCTTCGCCGTGGGCCTGTCCTCGCTGTTCACAGCGATCCTGGCGAACGCGGCACTGGCGGTCGGAGCTGTGCTCGGCAGCTACCTGGCGCTGCCGTTGAAGAACCTCAAGAGCCAGAGCTCGGCCGAGGAGAAGGTCGAATCGGTGCGCAGCGGCGAGACCTCGACCGCTGTCATCGACTCGGTGCAGCCGGGACCGGCGAAGACCCAGTCGAGCGGGACGGGAACCTCGGGTGTTTCGGGCGCCGGCAAAGGCTCGCCCGAGTCGGGCGGGATCCAGCCCTGA
- a CDS encoding tryptophan 2,3-dioxygenase yields MTDSNTEPSKDARSTAEKNVRDLEDGVHTDLKKTMTYGSYLDLDRLLGAQHPVSSPEHHDEMLFIIQHQTTELWFRLVIHELLDARRLIAHDELQTALKRIARVKHIQKTLTEQWSVLATLTPSEYIGFRDQLGRASGFQSWQYRAVEFLLGNKNREMLPVFDGEPEARAALEQYLEEPSIYDEFIACLARRGLPVPQRLLDRDKSVAHTFDEELSDTFRIIYENPQKYWQEYESCEELVDLEENFQLWRYRHMRTVLRIIGMKRGTGGSSGVGFLQKALDLTFFPELFDIRTGIENGPGISPEGI; encoded by the coding sequence ATGACCGACTCGAACACCGAACCGAGCAAAGACGCCAGGTCCACGGCGGAGAAGAACGTGCGTGACCTCGAGGACGGGGTCCACACCGACCTCAAGAAGACGATGACCTACGGGTCGTATCTCGACCTCGATCGGCTGCTCGGCGCTCAGCACCCCGTCAGCAGCCCCGAGCATCACGATGAGATGCTCTTCATCATCCAGCACCAGACCACCGAACTGTGGTTCCGCCTCGTCATCCACGAACTCCTCGACGCCCGCCGGCTCATCGCCCACGATGAGCTGCAGACCGCGCTGAAGCGCATCGCCCGCGTCAAGCACATCCAGAAGACCCTGACCGAACAGTGGTCCGTCCTCGCCACGCTGACCCCGAGCGAATACATCGGCTTCCGCGACCAACTCGGCCGTGCCTCTGGTTTCCAGTCCTGGCAGTACCGAGCGGTGGAGTTCCTGCTCGGGAACAAGAACCGGGAGATGCTACCGGTCTTCGACGGTGAGCCCGAAGCGCGTGCCGCACTCGAGCAGTATCTCGAGGAACCGAGCATCTACGACGAGTTCATTGCATGTCTGGCCCGCCGCGGACTCCCGGTGCCGCAGCGGCTGCTCGACCGCGACAAGTCCGTGGCCCACACCTTCGACGAAGAGCTGAGCGACACCTTCCGCATCATCTATGAGAACCCGCAGAAGTACTGGCAGGAATACGAAAGCTGCGAAGAGCTCGTCGACCTCGAGGAGAACTTCCAGCTCTGGCGCTACCGGCACATGCGCACGGTGCTGCGGATCATCGGCATGAAGCGCGGCACCGGCGGTTCGAGCGGAGTCGGGTTCCTGCAGAAGGCGCTCGACCTCACGTTCTTTCCCGAACTCTTCGATATCCGCACCGGCATCGAGAACGGTCCCGGCATCAGCCCCGAAGGGATCTGA
- a CDS encoding SGNH/GDSL hydrolase family protein — MLETITSYVAVGDSFSEGLMDPDPRIDDRFRGWADRLALMLTESKAGSPDVSYANLAIRGRLLDRIIDEQVPRALELKPDLVSLCAGGNDCLRPKADIDALAAKFERAVIDLREAGIEVLMCNGFDTEFSSPLIRAVRPRVGVYNAHLWSIAQRHGCHMVDLWGLRSLYAAEMWAEDRIHLSPKGHHLVAEQALATLESGHSLPTEGFGVPARPTRAIREAMSEESRWAKQYLGPWVGRRLRGESSGDKLDPKLPELTRVADLVERAREADAADVRRAADRGAADRGVAGRGTDER; from the coding sequence ATGCTAGAGACCATCACCTCCTACGTCGCTGTCGGAGATTCATTCAGCGAAGGGCTGATGGATCCCGACCCGCGCATCGACGACCGGTTCCGCGGCTGGGCGGACCGTCTGGCCCTCATGCTCACGGAGTCGAAGGCGGGCAGCCCCGATGTCTCCTATGCCAATCTCGCGATCCGCGGACGGCTGCTCGACCGCATCATCGACGAACAGGTTCCCCGTGCCCTGGAGCTGAAGCCGGATCTGGTCAGCCTGTGTGCAGGCGGCAATGACTGTCTGCGGCCGAAGGCCGATATCGACGCCCTGGCCGCGAAGTTCGAGCGCGCCGTCATCGACCTGCGCGAAGCCGGCATCGAGGTGCTCATGTGCAACGGCTTCGACACGGAATTCAGCTCCCCGCTCATCCGTGCGGTGCGCCCCCGCGTCGGTGTCTACAACGCCCACCTGTGGTCGATCGCGCAGCGCCACGGCTGCCACATGGTCGACCTGTGGGGTCTGCGGTCGCTCTATGCCGCGGAGATGTGGGCCGAGGATCGCATCCACCTCTCCCCCAAGGGCCATCATCTCGTCGCCGAGCAGGCACTGGCCACGCTCGAATCCGGTCATTCGCTGCCGACCGAGGGCTTCGGTGTGCCGGCCCGTCCGACGCGTGCGATCCGCGAGGCTATGAGCGAAGAGTCTCGGTGGGCGAAGCAGTACTTGGGTCCGTGGGTCGGCCGTCGCCTGCGCGGTGAGTCCTCCGGGGACAAGCTCGATCCGAAGCTGCCCGAGCTCACCCGCGTCGCCGACCTCGTCGAGCGGGCACGGGAAGCTGACGCCGCAGACGTTCGACGTGCGGCCGATCGGGGTGCGGCCGATCGGGGTGTGGCCGGTCGGGGTACGGACGAGAGATGA
- a CDS encoding protealysin inhibitor emfourin, whose protein sequence is MTESRAGSGDGDGFGRLLVERSGGIGGMRLVWEVDIDASSHAEGLGRTVAELPWSAADASSRASTGADGSAQTTADSSVPTGADRFVYLIESRYGRVRFGEAQMPQEWKRLVDEVREVTEPQRRPPG, encoded by the coding sequence GTGACTGAGAGCCGGGCCGGTTCGGGAGACGGCGACGGCTTCGGTCGTCTGCTCGTCGAACGTTCCGGGGGGATCGGCGGAATGCGGCTCGTCTGGGAAGTCGACATCGACGCGAGCAGCCACGCCGAGGGCCTCGGGCGAACGGTCGCCGAACTGCCCTGGTCGGCAGCCGATGCGAGCAGCCGCGCATCGACCGGAGCCGACGGCTCGGCCCAGACCACTGCCGACAGCTCGGTTCCGACCGGCGCCGACCGTTTCGTCTACCTCATCGAGAGCCGCTACGGGCGCGTCCGATTCGGTGAGGCCCAGATGCCGCAGGAATGGAAGCGACTCGTCGACGAAGTCCGTGAAGTCACCGAACCGCAGAGACGGCCACCGGGCTGA
- a CDS encoding M4 family metallopeptidase yields the protein MTFHSVVPPYLLDAIAERGIERFPKAAAAARSCRMSDETCRNLRLAGLRYTPPADLGKDEAALAAPAPAGLQRLIHDAENTEVLPGTLVRSEGEEPVSDEPVNEAYDGLGASYALFSEAFSRDSLDGRGMPLMASVHYGNDYDNAFFDGRLMVFGDGDAEVFTGFTGSVSIIGHELSHGVISHTADLEYFGQPGALNEHCADVFGALTEQHAAGQNAEDADWLIGAGIFTPEVTGRALRSMLEPGTAYDDDVLGKDPQPGHMDDFVTTDSDNGGVHLNSGIPNRAFALAAKSIGGPAWDSVGQVWYAVLTGSEITKQTDFDAFAQLTIAEAADQFGAGSDVHDAVVTGWQTVGITHAAAARGNEGSSW from the coding sequence ATGACTTTCCACAGCGTGGTCCCGCCCTACCTCCTCGATGCGATCGCCGAACGCGGCATCGAGCGCTTCCCGAAGGCGGCCGCTGCCGCCCGCAGCTGCCGGATGTCCGATGAGACCTGTCGGAACCTGCGCCTCGCCGGGCTCCGCTACACCCCGCCGGCCGACCTCGGCAAGGACGAGGCAGCGCTTGCCGCACCCGCTCCGGCAGGACTCCAGCGACTCATCCACGATGCCGAGAACACCGAGGTGCTGCCCGGCACACTCGTTCGCTCCGAGGGCGAGGAGCCCGTGAGCGATGAGCCGGTCAACGAGGCCTATGACGGACTCGGCGCCTCGTACGCGCTGTTCTCGGAGGCCTTCTCCCGCGATTCCCTCGACGGGCGGGGGATGCCGCTCATGGCCAGCGTCCACTATGGCAATGACTACGACAACGCGTTCTTCGACGGCCGCCTCATGGTCTTCGGCGACGGTGACGCCGAGGTCTTCACCGGCTTCACCGGGTCCGTGTCGATCATCGGCCACGAACTCTCACACGGAGTCATCAGCCACACCGCGGACCTCGAATACTTCGGCCAGCCGGGAGCACTCAACGAGCACTGCGCCGATGTCTTCGGGGCGCTGACCGAGCAGCACGCGGCGGGGCAGAACGCCGAGGACGCCGACTGGCTCATCGGGGCAGGCATCTTCACTCCCGAGGTCACAGGGCGGGCCCTGCGGTCTATGCTCGAACCCGGCACAGCGTATGACGATGACGTCCTCGGCAAGGATCCGCAGCCGGGACACATGGACGATTTCGTCACCACCGATTCCGACAACGGCGGCGTCCACCTCAACTCGGGCATTCCGAATCGGGCGTTCGCGCTCGCCGCCAAGAGCATCGGCGGTCCCGCGTGGGACAGCGTCGGGCAGGTCTGGTACGCGGTGCTCACCGGTTCCGAGATCACCAAGCAGACCGATTTCGACGCCTTCGCACAGCTGACCATCGCCGAGGCGGCCGATCAGTTCGGTGCCGGATCCGACGTTCACGACGCGGTCGTGACCGGGTGGCAGACAGTGGGCATCACCCATGCGGCAGCAGCCCGGGGAAACGAGGGGAGCAGCTGGTGA
- a CDS encoding MFS transporter, whose translation MLKPILWPVLVPFALFAVGLGAIMPILVLGALSLGSTQAFAAAIVGIMGAVSLAATVPAGILIDRLGDFRAMAVATGAAIIVLGAIVASFIWDSPYSLIVYTLALMVFGPVSDVWSLARQAVVAEVMPAADLAKAMTALGGTQRVGNLIGPMIGAGLMLVFPIWSVFVFSALTAVAAIVIMALPIAQIPGFDDHRGSASAKDSGTEAAPSTEAADAVDGNVAHPRRGKKKDRRPPLEVRWKSVVLTGVTIIALAAARAAQPVVVQLWGVEIGLHKSSISLIIAFGAGLELIVMFLGAYIKDHLGRVATLVACLSIFGTGFVIMVAKPDLSGMVIAAAVMAFGNGLGAGVNMTIGADLSPAIGRPRFLGIWAIFNNGGKLGGPTLLSLIITVTSLRFGVLFPGLLALLGAVWILVWARQVGLPGRRGRLDPPHSD comes from the coding sequence GTGCTCAAACCCATCCTGTGGCCGGTGCTCGTGCCGTTCGCCCTCTTCGCCGTCGGCTTGGGTGCGATCATGCCGATCCTCGTCCTCGGGGCGCTGTCGCTGGGGTCGACGCAGGCGTTCGCGGCAGCCATCGTCGGCATCATGGGGGCCGTGTCCCTGGCGGCGACGGTGCCGGCCGGGATCCTCATCGACCGCCTCGGCGATTTCCGGGCCATGGCCGTGGCCACGGGCGCCGCGATCATCGTCCTCGGCGCGATCGTGGCCTCCTTCATCTGGGATTCGCCGTATTCGCTCATCGTCTACACGCTCGCGCTCATGGTCTTCGGCCCGGTCTCCGATGTGTGGAGCCTCGCCCGGCAGGCTGTGGTCGCCGAGGTGATGCCGGCGGCCGATCTCGCAAAGGCGATGACCGCACTCGGCGGCACTCAGCGGGTCGGCAACCTCATCGGACCGATGATCGGCGCCGGTCTCATGCTCGTCTTCCCCATCTGGTCGGTGTTCGTCTTCTCGGCGCTCACCGCGGTCGCTGCGATCGTCATCATGGCTCTGCCGATCGCGCAGATCCCCGGCTTCGACGATCACCGCGGTTCCGCTTCGGCGAAGGATTCCGGCACCGAGGCGGCTCCCTCCACCGAGGCGGCAGATGCCGTCGATGGGAACGTCGCCCATCCTCGGCGCGGGAAGAAGAAGGATCGCCGCCCGCCTCTCGAGGTGCGCTGGAAATCGGTCGTCCTCACCGGTGTCACGATCATCGCGCTGGCCGCCGCCCGCGCCGCACAACCCGTGGTCGTCCAGTTGTGGGGCGTGGAGATCGGGCTGCACAAGTCGTCGATCTCGCTCATCATCGCCTTCGGCGCCGGACTCGAACTCATCGTCATGTTCCTCGGTGCCTACATCAAGGACCACCTCGGCCGGGTCGCGACCCTCGTCGCGTGCCTGTCCATCTTCGGCACCGGGTTCGTCATCATGGTCGCGAAACCGGATCTGTCGGGCATGGTCATCGCCGCTGCGGTCATGGCCTTCGGCAACGGCCTCGGGGCGGGTGTGAACATGACGATCGGGGCAGATCTCTCCCCCGCGATCGGCCGCCCCCGGTTCCTCGGCATCTGGGCGATCTTCAACAACGGCGGCAAGCTCGGCGGGCCGACCCTGCTCTCGCTCATCATCACCGTGACCTCGTTGCGGTTCGGGGTGCTGTTCCCGGGACTTCTCGCTCTCCTCGGCGCGGTGTGGATCCTCGTCTGGGCCCGCCAGGTGGGGCTGCCCGGCCGTCGCGGACGCCTCGACCCGCCGCACTCGGACTGA
- a CDS encoding alpha/beta hydrolase family protein yields the protein MSGESVRIPELSAAGAAFGGPTASFGGLGPDDGGPGADTPAFRHAYGEAPEQFVEVYGDPAAASTTVIFVHGGYFRPRTDLAHARPLALSLAASGVLVVLVEYRRDGGQPLLLDDVTAAIEAVQFELPNWDVSESGRENLIVSGHSAGGCLVLAWASHLPEDGPRFRLRPLAPVTDLLREVAGSLGDGAVLDYMGVRPEEDLQAYLRHDPRSRAVLIPGRVDVRSIHGDADETVAIEFSRVFPAALTELPGANHADVIDPESPYFPQVRDLLLG from the coding sequence ATGAGCGGTGAGAGCGTGCGCATACCCGAACTCTCCGCCGCCGGCGCCGCATTCGGCGGACCGACCGCCTCCTTCGGAGGGCTCGGTCCGGATGACGGCGGTCCGGGGGCGGATACGCCGGCCTTCCGGCATGCCTACGGGGAGGCGCCTGAGCAGTTCGTCGAGGTCTACGGTGACCCGGCAGCCGCCTCGACGACGGTGATCTTCGTCCACGGCGGCTACTTCCGTCCGCGCACGGACCTCGCTCATGCCCGACCGCTGGCTCTGTCGTTGGCCGCCTCCGGAGTGCTCGTCGTCCTCGTCGAATACCGTCGGGACGGCGGACAGCCGCTCCTGCTCGACGATGTCACCGCGGCCATCGAGGCGGTGCAGTTCGAACTGCCGAACTGGGACGTCAGCGAGTCTGGGCGGGAGAACCTCATCGTCTCCGGGCATTCGGCCGGCGGCTGCCTCGTCCTCGCGTGGGCCTCCCACCTGCCCGAGGACGGGCCGAGATTCCGTCTGCGACCGCTGGCGCCGGTTACGGACCTGCTGCGGGAAGTGGCGGGCAGCCTCGGTGATGGTGCGGTCCTCGACTACATGGGTGTGCGGCCCGAGGAGGATCTTCAGGCGTATCTGCGTCATGATCCTCGGTCTCGGGCCGTGCTCATTCCGGGCCGCGTCGATGTCCGTTCGATCCACGGGGATGCCGATGAGACCGTCGCCATCGAGTTCTCCCGGGTCTTTCCCGCGGCCCTGACCGAACTGCCCGGGGCGAACCATGCCGATGTCATCGACCCCGAGTCCCCGTATTTCCCGCAGGTGAGGGACCTCCTCCTCGGGTAA